In Anopheles arabiensis isolate DONGOLA chromosome 2, AaraD3, whole genome shotgun sequence, the genomic window tTAAGCTtgaacgactggaaaatcaaatatccatagaaaaaaaaacgaaagctctATCTCAAGCGCCATAGATTAAGCCTAAACCAGGGGcatccaaacttttcagctcgcgggccgcattgcttcaaaaataactatgttgagggccatttgacgctacctttaaatgatgagtgaacgtttatatctcgtttttacaacaaaatactaacgatacttgtacagtttcgtgttactaaagcttgatttttgtctacgaaaagtaaaaaatacatttttattttaataagtcataataacataatatttatattaactctggcaaagctatcgtgggccgcattataagctcttgagggccgcatgcggcccgcgggccgtagtttggagacccctggcctaaacgaatgtaaaatcaaatatccatagaCAAAAACTGAAGATCTATAGATTCACTgttttgctcaatagatggcgttttATAACTCATCAatatattgctgtccttttcttgcaatgcgTTTCGCCTAACTACATCTAATCATGGCCTATATACTAGTGATACgtgggtcgacccgaacctatcgggtcggagccgacgtcaacgcctacttccgaacatttctatatctcgctgaaagagtccattatatgcctgaacgaatctacaactcgctgaacaagtctatataatcctcgaaaaccctgtaaatttATCACGATTGGTTTAATTTTCTtatatcattatttattttgtgttctactcgtttaaagtatttttttataaaaatgtaaatttatcgCCGTTCAAAACAACGGATTAATACTCAATCAATTAAGCgtacagtttaaaaaaaactgtggtTAACTATAGTCCATGAGGAGAATCTTTTTCGTATATTCAAAGCCGACATGGGGTGCTTCTAAGATATGGAAAATTACCTGCAGTTTCGGtctggtgaaaaaaaaactactagaGCGAGAGTGTAACGCTATTTTGTGGAACGGGAAAGAAGACATGGATAACAGAAGCTTTCTCGTTCTAGTCAACACACTATCAGATCGAAAAAGCATGCTGATTTTCTGAATAGGAGAATGAACTCCGTACCGTGTGCGGTGGTTTGTTGCATACTTTCATGATCGGTATGGAGAGTTTCCGGACAAagaatcaataccgcaccgctaGCGTGCGGAGATGTATCGTACACTTTCATAGTCGACAGGGAGAGCGTCCGCACGAagaatcaataccgcaccCCTAGCGTGCGGAAGAATCATTTCCATTTATCTGGCGGTGCGGTACTCGTTCACTCAGTGTAAAGATTGGAATGAATCATTCAGTTCTGATTCATTTTGCCCATGTCTAGTTACTATCCCACTAAAAGATGACgccatcagtttttttttttcaaagtaTTTTTTGAATGCATCAGTCGTTTACCATCtcctaaacgaagtctttttagATACCTTTTAGGTTGAGGGCTTGGGCCGTTTAAAACTCGTTTAGTGATCGTtcagtggatttgtggcacttgggttacCGAGTATCCGATCGTAGAGTCAAAAGTTGTATTTAAAAGTACTGAACTTAATCAAAAATAGCCACTTatcaagtgttttttttttctaaaaatcGTGATATTCGATTTACCCGGATGCCTCGGGAACGCATAAACCGCATATCTCGGGAATAGACTgtacttttttaaataattacaaatgTCCAACAACACTCATGACAATTTACCAGTGTTCACAGTGAATTCTAAAATAAACAACTATAAACTTATCGTTTTTACGTCACAGTCGCGTTAATCACAACTGGCGGCGGTGTTTGGGCGCAAGATATTCGGTATTGTTTGTGGGAAGGTGCATTGGTTTTTGCAGAAGTTCATGTTTTACTACATTTCTCCGCTACAATGTCCTATTCGCCGGCACCGGATGAGTGAGTGTAGTGACAAAGTACGGTGTGTACCGTTTTACTGATGAAATGTTTATAAATTCACAGCGATGCGATAATTGCGGAGGAGGATATGTTTGCAACCGGCGAAGGTTGTTCGGTAAGAACTGCAAGAAGAaccaagagagaaagaagcgaacaataacaatatatcCTACATCGCATATTCTCTATTTCTATTCAGCAAATTAGCTTCCTAAGCAGTCAATTGCTGGAGGATCACATTTTGGGATTGGACAAAACATTGAACGACTCTAGTGCTACTCTCGCGTTGTCGCAGACATCGCCTGGCGTAGACATCGCCTTGCCAAGTTCGCTGCTTCAGGATGTGAAGGGTTCCTTGCCGAGCTCACTAAATCCGACCGGAAAGTATCCGTCGGTGGACGAACTTTGCCAGGCGGATATACATTTTACGGTCATTCCATCCAGCACCCAAGGCTCGGGTTTCATTTTTTCCGAGCAGCTCCAGAAGCTGTTCCTCAAAACGGACAGCATCTGTTCGTTCGATATAGCGTGCCAACTGCCCACCTTCCTACCGCCGACGGGATGGTACGTGCGTGTAATGCTGGTATCACTCGCACCGGAATCGCAACACGAATCAATCACGCGCTGCCACAAACACATCGCCCACGATACCGGCCCGGAAGAGATCCGGAAGCATGTAGTGAGGTGTAAGAATGAACAGCACGAATATGTTGGTGCAGATAATGGGCCCTTCTTCGAGGATCGATACGCGGTCCGCGTACCGCTCGATGACGAGGTGCTGTGCGTCAAGATAATGCTACAGTTCGTCTGTCAGAACACGTGCTTCAGGCTGGACCAACGTCGTACCGGGTTGGTATTTACGCTAGAAAACGACCAAGGCAACATATGGGCAAGGCGGGTGGTGCCGGTGAAAATCTGTATCAACTATCGGCGAGACATGCAAAACGAGCAGAATTCAGCGACCAATTTTTTACCAACATCGTGCCTTATCGCCGGCAGATCGGACGCATCCGGTACCTCAGCCGTTCGGCGGTACAAAGCTGGACGCCCGGGCAAGCGGCTCCAACGCGGTGGCAAGTTAGGCCCGGGTGGAGGGAGTGTTAACAGAGCGGACCGCACGGTTCCGGTTAGAGCTGCGCGCAACATTGAACCGTGCACGGTGAACATCGAAATGCCCAGTTTGCGAATGGCCAAACGGGTGATGGACAATGCGATTGGCATGGTATCGGCGCAAATTTTGCTGGAAGATGATACGGAGACGAAAAATAGACTGAAGGTGTTTCTGGACAGCATTCGGCGGCAGCGTGACGCGTTATCCATGAGCAATAGCCAGTGTAGCGTGGACCTGCTTTAAAgctttaattatttgtttacctttttttttgtagaaaagtTGTACGTTTACATTCAATTCAATGTATATTTATTATCCCATTTGAACGAAAATCACGAGCAGTTCCTgttaaaagagagagagagagcgaatcATTTTCCCAAGTTTCCCACAAGAATacttgctgtttttgttttattcccgGACGACAAATTGACAAATATTAACCATAATCCTTGTTCCTTGTTTCGGAAAGATGTAAGACAATAAACGTAAGCATTTTATGCCATTGTTCTAATAAACACTTGATCGCTTTATTTTGCGCTGTCCCAGTGTCTTAGATGCATTGTATTGAAATATATCGTAGCGATAGCAAGCTGTTTTTTTAACGAATTCACCAGAAAGTTTCTCGTCGTGTTGCGCGTAGAAGGGTACAGAGTAGATCGAAAACTCTTGAAGCAATATTCCAACTGTTCCGGACTTTATTACGGCATTTCTACTGATCCTCATCctagttgtgtgtgtggcggggcttgtttcttttattttctcctATTTTCTCAATCGCGCGACATATACTTAGATCCTTAGGGTAAATAATTGCATCGAATATTTTGTCTATAAATAAGATTGCTTTTACATACTCatactaacacacacatactgacACGCTGACACAGTTGATCATCTGGGTCTAGGCGAGGAGAACACCTTGCGCAAATTGTCCTAATCATTAACCGGGGTCCGTCTTTAATATGCGCAACTACACAGTTTTTCCAACATATCTGTTTACTAAGTAGTTAGTAACGCGTTATTTTAATACCACTCATATGCACACCGCTGGCACCAAGGCCAAAAATGGTCCAGAGTATCATGGGGAAGCGCGACGACCTGCGCTTCCTGCTCGTGTTTGCGTCAGAGGATGGTTTGGGTAAgagaatgaacaaaaaacacaaacatataaTTTATCCTTATCTTTCTTTGGTCATTTCGAAACTGTTACCACCTTTACAGCAGAAGGTTACATCGCTAAAGTCAGCAAAACAATCTTCTGTACATGTTATGGGCTTCTTAAATAACGGTCTCTTTTTTGTATCTTGTACATACATCCTTCGCTACATTACCGGAAGACACACTGAAACTTAAGCGTGAAACGGAAAGTGCCCATAAACAGACGCAATATATATACACACTACACGGTATTAAACTATAAAACCTCAACAAGCTAAATCAAcatcattaaaaaatatgGCCTTTTCCTTCTCTAATGCGAATGCTTTGTCGAAAACAATCCAAACTAAACACACACTGATAGGCAATCATATATAAGTCCGTCACGGTAATGCGAATCACTGACCCGATGCTACACTGGCTGCAGTTGCTGCATGTTGCTGGTGTTGCGAAGGTCAGTAAACTTTTACCCTAATTATGAAAGGTATTGTTGCAATGAATTGACTTATGATAAATGTCACTTCTCACCACCTCGATCTCGTTCTCCGTTGTGCAGTTGTGCACATCCTAACGATCCCCCCGCTCCCCTGCTTCCTCCTCCAtcaccacaccaacacaaaccGTTGTCAGTCTTTCTCGTCGCTATAAAATTCGGTTCTAAAATTGGCTATCTAAAACAACCCTGTTTcacatttcca contains:
- the LOC120898411 gene encoding uncharacterized protein LOC120898411, with product MSYSPAPDDDAIIAEEDMFATGEGCSQISFLSSQLLEDHILGLDKTLNDSSATLALSQTSPGVDIALPSSLLQDVKGSLPSSLNPTGKYPSVDELCQADIHFTVIPSSTQGSGFIFSEQLQKLFLKTDSICSFDIACQLPTFLPPTGWYVRVMLVSLAPESQHESITRCHKHIAHDTGPEEIRKHVVRCKNEQHEYVGADNGPFFEDRYAVRVPLDDEVLCVKIMLQFVCQNTCFRLDQRRTGLVFTLENDQGNIWARRVVPVKICINYRRDMQNEQNSATNFLPTSCLIAGRSDASGTSAVRRYKAGRPGKRLQRGGKLGPGGGSVNRADRTVPVRAARNIEPCTVNIEMPSLRMAKRVMDNAIGMVSAQILLEDDTETKNRLKVFLDSIRRQRDALSMSNSQCSVDLL